DNA from Synechococcus elongatus PCC 6301:
CCCAATGAAGCGCTGGACTCGGTTGAATAGGTCGGCTAGGAGGGCTTCTGCTGACAGTCGTCGCCGGCAAGCCTCACGGAAGGCGATCGCGACGTTCTCCTCATCGAAGCGGTTACCCCGCGGATCAGCCGCATCGGTCAAACCATCGGTGTAGTAGAGAACCACATCGCCCGGCTGAAGCTGCACGTGCTGTTCGGCGTAGGCATTATCGGCTTCGAGGCCAATCATCATGCCAAAGGTGTCGAGGCGCTTGAGGGTGCCCGTTGCCTGTTGCCAGAGCAGGGGTGGATTGTGGGCCGCATTGCTAAAGGTCAGCAAGCGCGAGCTGGGATCGTATTCCGAGTAAAACAGCGTGGCGAAGCGATTGGAATGCTCGAGGTCCGCGTAGATCACCTGATTGAGGTGTGCCAAGACCCGACTGGGCCGGTGCCGGTTCAGCACCTCTGCCCGCAGCATGCCGCGCAGCATCGTCATGATCAAGCCAGCGGGGACGCCTTTGCCCATGATGTCGCCGATTGCGATCGCCCAGGGCGAGCCTGCATCGGGCTGCAAGCGTCCCTGTTCATCGCTGTGGGTGCGGGTAGGAATGAAGTCGTAGTAATCCCCGCCCACGCGGCTCGCTGTTCGACAGGCCGCCGCAATTTCTAAGCCTTCAATCGCCGGGCACTGACTCGGCAGTAATTGCAACTGAATTTCAGCACCAATTTCTAATTCGCGATCGAGGCGTTCTTTTTGGCGTAGCTCGGTGGTCAGCGCATCATTTTCTATCGCAACAGCAGTTTGATCCGCCACTAAGCGAACCAGTTTTTGACGCGATTCATTCCAGCTGTACTGGCCATCTAAGCTGAAGACGTACAGCCGTCCACGGGCTTGGTTCCGCACCAAAACGGCGGTGGCAAATAACTGCGCGTTGCGGCCTAGACAGCGTTGCACTTGGCGATCGATCTCAGCGATTGCTTCCGTTGGGGAACCACTGGGAGCCGTCCCAACCGGCAAGCTTGCGGGAATTCGATTCAGGGTCTCCGCAAGGCGGGGATCAGTGCAGTGTAGTTGCGCCTGCCAAAAGCGACCGTCGGGCCGAAAGGTCAATAACAGACTGCCTTCAGTGTCGGTGACTCGACTGGCAATGAGTGGGATCAGTTCTAGGAACTGGCCCAAATTGGTGAAGCTGCGGAGCGCGAACCCTAGGGAGGCCAACAATTCCTGAGCTTTGCGCTGTTCGCGATCGAGGCGCGCGACCAGATCCTTGAGGGCAATGACTGGTGAAAGGCTAGCTGAACCTTCCCCCGCCGAAGCCGGCGAAGCCGCGGGTTGGAAATAGGGGAGCGTCGTCATAAGAGGACGGGCAGCTACGCTAAAAGCGATGGGAGAAAAGTTCCCAACGGTTATAGCACCTTATTTCTGGATTCGTGCAAATCCCCATCTAAATTGAGGTTCCTTGCAGTGATTGCCCAAAACAACCGTCAGGCATGGTCAATCTAGTGCGAATCAATGTCGATTCAGTTCAAAAAAACTTAGCCATCCAACAGCGCTTGGATGAATTCATAGCTGGAGAAAGGCCGCAGATCTTGAATCCGTTCACCTGCTCCCAAGAATCGAATCGGTAGCTGGAGATCCTGGGCGATCGCGAGGGCGACACCGCCTTTGGCTGTGCTGTCCAGTTTGGTCAGGGCAACCCCGCTCAGTTGGGCTGCTTCGGCAAAGACTTGGGCTTGGCGCAGCCCGTTTTGCCCTTGGGTGGCATCGAGGACAAGCAGGGATTCAACGATCGCATCTGGAGCTTTGCGATCGATAATGCGGCGGACCTTAGCCAGTTCGTCCATCAAATTCTTTTTGTTCTGGAGGCGACCGGCTGTATCTACTAGCAGTAGCTCAGTGCCCCGCGCTTGCGCTGCCGCGATCGCATCAAACACGACGGCAGCCGGGTCGGTGTTCTGGCCGGGGTTAGCAATCACATCCACCTCACTGCGATCGCCCCAGACTTTCACCTGCTCAACAGCAGCGGCCCGGAAAGTGTCAGCGGCGGCAATCAGACAGCGATAGCCCGACTTAGTGGCCAGATGGGCGAGTTTGCCAATCGTCGTCGTCTTACCGACGCCATTAACGCCGCAGACCAGCCAGACGTTGAGGCGACCCTTTTCAGGAGCCAGAATGTAGCGCCCCGAGGTTTCTAGGGGTTGATCCAACAACTGCTGCAGCAATTGCTTGAGATAGGCGATCGCCTGTTCTGGTGGCAGGGCTTCTTGGCGAAGCTTGGCTTGCAGCTGCGTCAGGATGCGATCAGTGGCTTCGACCCCCACATCCGCCTGTAGCAACAGTGCCTCGATTGTCTCAACTGCATCGGCGCTGAGGGGGCCTTGGCCCACCGCAGACTTCAGTTGGTTGACGAGGCTGCGGCGGGTTTTATCCAGACCGCGCCGCAGGCTACTCAGCCAGTCGATCTCTTCGATCGAAATTTCTTCAGGACGCCGCCCTTGAGCTGCTAGCACTTCAGACGACCAGACAAAGTCATCGTCAAAGGTTAGCCCTTGGGGGGCTGAGGGTTCTGCGATCGCAGGGGGCTGGGGCTTCGGTTCTGGCTCCGGCTCCGCGATCGCTTCAGCAGTTAATTGTTCGAGGCGGGCTTCCCGCTCGCTGGCGGCGAGGTCAAAGAAAGAAGGGGGCTCAGCCGGAGCTGCAGGTTCTGGTTCTAGCTCGGGAGTGGCCTCAGCGATCGTCTGAGGTGCACTGGTCGTAACGGCTGTGTCGTCGGTTGTTGGCTCAACCGTAGCGGCTAGGTCGTCAGAGACCGCCCCAGGATCTTCCTCAACGGCAGCAGGATGATCTTGCTGCTTCAGATTCTGATAAGCCGCCTTCGCCCAAGCCAAATAATCAGGGTTGATTGTGGGAGTGGGCGCAGGAGGGCTTGCCGGTGCAGCTTCGGCTTCGGCTGGTTGTTGCTCCGTCGGTGGTTCTACGGGAGTGCGATCGGCCTCACCAGTCGGCTCGCTAGCCTCCGGGGCAGCCTCGCTGGGCGCCTCAGTTAGGGACTCGGGTTGATTGAACTGACGGCGAAACCAATCGAAAACCATAGGAACAGCAGAAGTTAGGAAGACGGACGGGCCGCACGGGCTGCTTTGCCTAGCATGGTGCTGAGGCGGCGCAACACGCCATTGATGAAGCGGCGACCTTCTTCATCACTGTACCGGTTGGCCAATTCCACTGCTTCGTTGATCGCCACTTGCTCGGGGGTACCTAAGAACAGAATTTCTGCGGCGGCTAACCGCAAAATGTCTTGGTCGAGGCGGGGCACGCGGTGCAGTTGCCAGTCCACCATCACATCATTCAAGGTGCGATCGATGCGTTCGCGGTTGTTGCTGACTTGCAGCACTAGCCGGCCGCCAAATTTGCGTACTTCTTCGCGATCGGTTAGTTGCACCCACTCGGGCAAGTCCAGGGCATTGCCGGTGCGGTTAATTGCAGCCTGGGCCATTTCGATCACCTCTTGGAGCATCGCCCGTGAGCTTTCCAGATCGGCAGAGCCCAAGGTGCTCAATAGCAAGCGATCGCTGCTCTGCTTCAATTCTGCGGAAGCGGCTTCTAGGTGATCGCGGGCTTCTGCGGCGAGGGTGCGGGTTGCCGCCAACAACAGCTCCGAGAGCATTTGGTCGGAGGGTGGCTCGGCTTTCGCTGGAAGCTGGCTCAAACTGAGCAAAGCCAGTTCACGAGCAATACGGCGGGGTTGCATAGGTCGGCGGGAGGCAAAAGGCCAATCCTCACTCTAACTTGTTGGCCTGCTCCCAAGTCTGAGCAAATCCTGTCTGTAGGCGATCGCCTCGCAGGAATCACCAGTCCATAACGCTGTGCGATCGCCTCGAATGCCTGAGATTAGCCTTAGCGACCGCTCTCGTCTTCGCCCTTGCCACTGCTGCTGGCGGCCTCAACCAGCACTTTCTCTACCGCTTCCGGCAGGCTATTCAAGGGAGCGGCTGGCGAATTGCCTTTGGGCGAGACGATGCCACCGGAAATCAGAATTTTGAAGGCATCCTCAACAGACATATCTAGGGTTAGCTCCTCCTCTTCGCAGACCACTGCATACCAGCCCGTGGTGGGATTGGGCGTCGAAGGGATAAAGACACTGACGAGGGCAGCATCTGGGCGCTTGGCCTGAATCGCATCGCTGACGATGCCAGTGACGAATCCGACTGACCAAAGGCCCTTGCGCGGATATTCCACTAACACTACGCGCCGAAAGCGGTTGCCGTTGTCCTTCAGGACCGTTTCGAGCAGTTGCTTGAGGGTTTTGTAGACCGATCCTGCGAGGGGAATCGCCTGCAGGGTGCGCTCGCCAAAATCCAGCAGGAAGCGACCGACGATGTTGCGCGCCATCAGCCCGATCACCAAGATGGCGGTCAGGGGGACGGTCAGACCCACCCCTAGGTTGATTAGGTTGGTGAGCAGAGGATCGAGGTCATTGAAGGGATTGACCTGTTTGGGAATTCCTGTCAGCAGGTTGACAACCCAGCGGGAGACCACTGCCGTCAGCCAGATTGTGGTTGCTAGGGGAATGACCACCAGCAAACCGGCGATCAAATCATTTTTGAAATCCTGCCGCAGCCGTTGCCAAAAACTAAGAGAGCTGTGATTGGGGGCGTCAGACATGGTCTTCGGGGAGTGAGGCAAAGGGTCACAGCGCAGCACCTTGGGCTGGCTCAGCGCTAAGTTTCCAGTCTCAGCAAGCGATCGCTAGCAGCTAGGGCCTGCTTCACTGTGACACAATCCGACTCCTCCGCGGGGGGGCAGGGGATCAAGGGCGATCGCAGCGAGTGTTAGATCCGACAACTGCGAGGCTAAAGCGCCGCTAGAGGAGGGCGCAGCTCAGCGATCAGTTGTGGTTCGGACTTTGGCGCAGGATGCCCCAGCTGATGCCGCCATAGCCAATGACGAGCAGGATCCCAAGCAGCGAAGTTCGGATCGTATTGCCGGTGACTTCGCGGCGAATGAGGTTAGATTGCTTCTCTTGGTTCGCTTTGATTTCAGCTTCTTGGGTTTGCTTAGCTTCTGCCGCACGCTGATCGACAAAGCGATCGATTTCGGCTTCCGGTTTGCCTACTAGCTTTTCGAGCTCGCCAACTTGATCGGCCGGAATTTGGCCGCTGGCCTTGACTTGCTCAAACAGGCCGGGGGTGCCAAATAGCTGCTTCAGTTGCTGTTTCTGCTGAGCGATCGCCCCTTGAAACTGCAGATCGAGGGCTTGTCGCTGTTGCTGCACCTGCTGCTGAACTTCTTCCAGCCGTTGGGCTTGGCTGGTGAAGGCATTGCTGAGGTGAATCGGGACCGCCAGGATAAAAATGACTGTGAGCACCAAGGGCAAAATCCGCGCGATCGCCCGGATCAGTTTTTGTTGCGTGACGGACAAAGGATCGAGTTGTTGGGCGAGCCAATCGCCACTAAACCAGAACGTCAGGCCCACCAGCGGCACAACCCCGCGATCGATCCATTGGCTGCTGGTGGCCACGTACCAACGTGGTTCGCTCCAGTTGGCACCGACCAAACTGGCAACATAGTCAACGAGCACAGAGAGAACAAGGACGAGACCTACTAACCGCAAGGCTCGTGCAGCCAACGGTGCCACGGAACTCGGTGCAGCAGCCATCGATGATCTTTCACAGGAACAGGCTCAGTGTATCCCTTGGATGGGACGCTCGAACCGCGATCGTGTTGGGAAAGTGAGCTGCGCTTCAGCCGGGCGATCGCAGAAATGAATCGAGGCTGAAGCATAAAAAAGCCGGACCTTGCGGCCCGGCGATTCATTCCCAAACTGCCTAGGTGATTACTTCGACTCAGAGAACTCTGCGTCAATCACATCATCATCGCCAGAGCTGCTGCTCGAGGACGAGGAAGGACCGGCTTGGGCGTTGGCCGAAGCTTCAGCGCTAGCCTGCTGGTAGACGCTGCTGCCAGCGGCGTAGAGAGCTTGCTGCAGTTGCTCGATGATCGACCTGATCTTGTCGTAGTCTTCGGCAGCCAAGGCATCTTTCAGCTCTTGGATAAAGCCTTCGACTTTGCTTTTCTCATCAGCCGAGATCTTGTCACCCAGCTCGCTGAGTTGTTTCTCAGACTGATAGACCAGCGTGTCGGCTTGGTTCTTCAGGTCGATACGTTCGCGCCGTTCTTTGTCCGCTGCTGCATTCGCTTCGGCGTCTTTGACCATGCGATCGACTTCGTTGTCAGACAAGGTCGAAGCGCCGGTGATGCTGATCGACTGCTCTTTGCCCGACCCTTTGTCTTTGGCCGTGACATTGAGGATGCCGTTAGCGTCGATGACGAAGATCACTTCGATTTGGGGCACGCCACGGGGAGCCGGCGGAATGCCATCCAGCCGGAAGGTTCCTAAGCTCTTGTTGTCGCTGGCCATTTCGCGCTCGCCTTGGAGCACGTGGATTTCGACGTTGGTTTGACCGTCCGCCGCCGTCGAGAAGGTTTCCGACTTCTTGGTGGGGATAGTGGTGTTGCGTGGGATCAACTTAGTCATCACGCCACCAAGGGTTTCTACCCCCAAGGATAGTGGCGTCACGTCGAGCAGCAGGATGTCTTTGACTTCCCCAGCCAAGACGCCACCTTGAATCGCCGCACCGATCGCCACCACCTCATCGGGGTTGACACTTTGGTTGGGCTCTTTGCCCGTCATTTGCTTGACGATCGCCTGCACCGCAGGAATCCGGGTCGAACCACCGACCAAGACGATTTCGTCAATTTCGCTCAGGGCCAACTTGGCATCTTTGATCGCTTGCTCCACCGGAATCCGGCAGCGATCGATCAGATCCGAAGCCAATTCTTCAAACTTGGCGCGGGTTAAGGTCAGGTCGAGGTGCTTCGGCCCGTCTTGGGTTGCCGTGATGAAGGGCAGGTTGATTTCAGTTTGAGTGGCGCTGGACAGCTCGATTTTGGCTTTCTCAGCGGCTTCCGTCAGACGCTGCAGAGCCTGCTTGTCTTTGCGCAGATCGATGCCTTCGTTCTTCTGGAATTCACCAGCCAGGAAGTCAACGATTTTTTTGTCGAAGTCGTCGCCACCGAGGTGGGTATCACCCGAGGTCGCCAGCACTTCAAAAACGCCGTCGCCCACTTCCAAGACCGAGACGTCGAAAGTACCGCCGCCCAAGTCAAAGACAAGGATGCGTTCGTTGCTCTTCTTATCAAGACCGTAGGCCAGCGCGGCTGCCGTCGGCTCGTTGATGATCCGCAGCACTTCTAGGCCGGCGATTTTGCCAGCGTCTTTGGTCGCTTGGCGCTGGGAGTCATTGAAGTAGGCCGGAACCGGGATCACGGCTTGGGTGACGGTTTCACCCAGGTATTTGCTGGCGTCTTCGGCCAGTTTGCGCAGCACCTGCGCCGAAATTTCTTCAGGAGCGAACTGCTTGCCAGCATTGGAGCTATCCAGCTTGACGGCATTGCCCGAAGTATCGACTTTGTAGGCCACTTCGGTCAGTTCGTTCGTGACTTCATCCGGACGACGGCCGATGAAGCGCTTAACCGAGTAGAAGGTGTTCTCGGGGTTCATCACCGCCTGGCGTTTGGCGATTTGACCCACGAGGCGGTCTTGGTTTTTCGCAAAAGCAACGACTGAAGGAGTGGTGCGAAAACCTTCCGCATTAGCGATCACAGTGGGCTTGCCGCCCTCCATGACAGCCACGCAAGAGTTGGTGGTTCCGAGGTCGATTCCGACAACTTTGGCCATAGTGCAGCTTGGGAGGGATTACATCTGCTGACGGCCAACCGCCAACAGGGGTGAACTCTTTTGAGTTTCGACTATCTTGCCGGTGAGCCGCCCCCTCTTCCAAGGCGGGGTTCCCGAACCTCGGGGGACGGTGGCCGATCGCCCCTAAGCTGAAAAAACGCTGTCCACTGGCTCTGTTATGTCTGCTCTCACCGGTCGTACTCGCTTGCTCGGCATTATTGGCGACCCGATCGAACATTCCCTATCGCCGTTGATCCAAAATGCCGCGATCGCAGAGCTGGGCTTGGACTACTGCTATGTGCCCTTTCCGGTTAAGGGTGCAGATCTGGCGACGGCTCTGGCGGGCTTGGCTGCGATCGGGGTGCAGGGCTTCAACGTCACCATCCCCCATAAGCAAGCCGTGATGCCGCTCCTCAGCCAAGTTTCAGAACTGGCGCAGTCGGTGGGTTCGGTCAACACCGTTTGGCAGACTGAGCAGGGCTGGGTGGGCACTAATACAGATGTGCTGGGATTCCTTGCGCCGCTACAAACCCTGCGCAGCGATTGGTCCGGCTGTCGAGTCGTACTGCTGGGCTGCGGTGGTGCGGCTCGGGCGGTCGTTGCCGGTTGCCTCCAACTGGGGTGCAGTGCGATCGCAACGGTGGTTCGGGACGCCCAGAAAGGAGACGCTTTTCAGCAGAGCTGGGGTGATCGCGCTGATTCTCTGACGATCCATGACTGGTCAGACATTCCAGATGTACTCAGCACTGCGGACTTAGTCGTCAACACCACACCGCTAGGCATGGACCCGCACATTGAGCGATCGCCCCTTGATAATTCAGCCGCTCAGCAATTGCGGCCAGAAACGATCGCCTACGACCTGATTTACACGCCCAGCCCGACCCGCTTTTTGCAACAGGCGATCGCCCAAGGCTGCCACGCGATCGATGGGCTAGAAATGCTGGTTCAGCAGGGTGCAGCTGGCCTCAAAATTTGGACAGGTGCAGAAGCGGTTCCCGTCGATACGATGCGATCGGTGCTCAACGCCCATCTGGGTTTGGCCTAAGTCGTGTGGCTGAGCGATGCTAAGAGACCGCCAAACGGGTGGCCATTGCCTCGGGCGTAAAGCGATAGCCGACGTTGCGCACGGTTTGCAAAAGTTGTGGCGCCTGCGGGTTCTGTTCCAGCTTCTTGCGCAGCGACAGGATGTGCGTATCCACGGTGCGCGGGTTATCGATCGCATTCGGCCAAGCCCGCTGCAACAGATCGGAGCGACTCAAGGGTTGTCCTTGGGCTTGCACCAAAACGTAAAGCAAGCTGAACTCCTGGGGCGTCAAATCGATCGCGCGGCCGTGATGTTCCACTCGCCGCTGCACGAGGTCAACGACCAAATCTCCAAATTCAAGGCGGCTCAGCGGTTGGGGTCGCTGACGACGCAATAGGGCTTGAACCCGAGCCAGAAACTCTTGCAGGCCAAAGGGCTTTTTCAGGTAGTCATCAGCGCCCGCTTGCAGCCCAGCCACTACATCGGCTTCGCTCGATCGCGCCGAAATCATTAAAATCAATGCCGCCAAGTCCTGAGCTTGCAGCCAGCGACAGTATTCTAGACCGCTACCATCGGGTAGGTCGATCGCCAAGACAATCAAGCTAGGACATTGCGATCGCAGCAGTTGCCGCGCTTCACTCAACCCTGCCGCTAGCCCCACTTCCAACCCTAATTGGCTCAGGTGCCAGCGCAGGAGCGATCGCAGTTGGGGATTGCCTTCGATGACATGGACGATCGCGGTCGTCACACTGAACGCGCTCTTGGGAGTTGTGACTTTAACCTAGCAAGCTGTCCATTGTGGCTTCTGTATTCGCCTTTACGAGCGCGACTTCGAGCACCCGTTGTCTTCCTCGGAACCGCGATCGCGGTCGAAGCTGTCTATGATCGAAAAGTGATCTTTAACCTCTTCTTCCAAATCTGAGCTGCTAACTTTTGGCAAGCTCAAGAAAAGATGAGAGGCCTGACCACGCAAGGTCCGATACTCTATCGACGGTGCAGGGGGGGAGCACAATGTTGCAGGATACAGATACCGTTCGCCACTATCAGCGGCTGACCGACGCCATGGTGCAATTGTGGGAGCGTGGTTATCGGCCTGATGACATTCGCCTCTACATCGAAGGCTACTTGGCCGCCCTGCGCCAAAACGGCAGCATTGAAGCCTTTTGGCTGCACCGCCTCGAAGAGCAGGTGATTCGTTTCCTTTACGATCCCTCCAACTTTGAGGTCTATCCCTACCCGCAAGCCCAACGCGATCGCTACTAAATTCAGCTGCGCTGATCGACACGAATGTTGCCCATCTTCTAGAGCTGGCTTGAAGGCGGAAACAGTGCCTATTGCTATTCAGCTCGTGGGGGTCAGTCTTTGGTCACTGCTGCATCGGGACGAATTCCTATCGATAATGCAAGGGCAGGGTCTGGATTTAGGTTGCGCATGGATCGACAGCAACAGCTTCGTCGCCTTCAGGGAGGTCTGATTGTTTCCTGTCAGGCACCTGCGGATTCTCCCCTGCATCAGCCAGAGATCATTGCCGCGATCGCAGTCGCAGCAGTTCAGCGTGGAGCTGTGGGCATTCGCTTGGATACGCCTGAACATGTGCGTGCCGTGCGCGATCGCCTACCGGAAACACCAATTATTGGCCTCTGGAAACGTACCTTTCCCGATAGCTCGGTCTACATTACGCCCCGCTACGTCGAAGCAGAAGCGATCGCGGCGGCCGGAGCCGACATTGTTGCCTTGGATTGCACCCTGCGCCCCCGCCCGGATGGCGAGGATTTTTGCCAAATCATTCCGCGCCTTCAGCAAGAACTCGGCTGTGCCGTG
Protein-coding regions in this window:
- a CDS encoding PP2C family protein-serine/threonine phosphatase — translated: MTTLPYFQPAASPASAGEGSASLSPVIALKDLVARLDREQRKAQELLASLGFALRSFTNLGQFLELIPLIASRVTDTEGSLLLTFRPDGRFWQAQLHCTDPRLAETLNRIPASLPVGTAPSGSPTEAIAEIDRQVQRCLGRNAQLFATAVLVRNQARGRLYVFSLDGQYSWNESRQKLVRLVADQTAVAIENDALTTELRQKERLDRELEIGAEIQLQLLPSQCPAIEGLEIAAACRTASRVGGDYYDFIPTRTHSDEQGRLQPDAGSPWAIAIGDIMGKGVPAGLIMTMLRGMLRAEVLNRHRPSRVLAHLNQVIYADLEHSNRFATLFYSEYDPSSRLLTFSNAAHNPPLLWQQATGTLKRLDTFGMMIGLEADNAYAEQHVQLQPGDVVLYYTDGLTDAADPRGNRFDEENVAIAFREACRRRLSAEALLADLFNRVQRFIGPDRHNEDDMTLVVLRAV
- the ftsY gene encoding signal recognition particle-docking protein FtsY; this encodes MVFDWFRRQFNQPESLTEAPSEAAPEASEPTGEADRTPVEPPTEQQPAEAEAAPASPPAPTPTINPDYLAWAKAAYQNLKQQDHPAAVEEDPGAVSDDLAATVEPTTDDTAVTTSAPQTIAEATPELEPEPAAPAEPPSFFDLAASEREARLEQLTAEAIAEPEPEPKPQPPAIAEPSAPQGLTFDDDFVWSSEVLAAQGRRPEEISIEEIDWLSSLRRGLDKTRRSLVNQLKSAVGQGPLSADAVETIEALLLQADVGVEATDRILTQLQAKLRQEALPPEQAIAYLKQLLQQLLDQPLETSGRYILAPEKGRLNVWLVCGVNGVGKTTTIGKLAHLATKSGYRCLIAAADTFRAAAVEQVKVWGDRSEVDVIANPGQNTDPAAVVFDAIAAAQARGTELLLVDTAGRLQNKKNLMDELAKVRRIIDRKAPDAIVESLLVLDATQGQNGLRQAQVFAEAAQLSGVALTKLDSTAKGGVALAIAQDLQLPIRFLGAGERIQDLRPFSSYEFIQALLDG
- the nusB gene encoding transcription antitermination factor NusB; this translates as MQPRRIARELALLSLSQLPAKAEPPSDQMLSELLLAATRTLAAEARDHLEAASAELKQSSDRLLLSTLGSADLESSRAMLQEVIEMAQAAINRTGNALDLPEWVQLTDREEVRKFGGRLVLQVSNNRERIDRTLNDVMVDWQLHRVPRLDQDILRLAAAEILFLGTPEQVAINEAVELANRYSDEEGRRFINGVLRRLSTMLGKAARAARPSS
- a CDS encoding DUF502 domain-containing protein — protein: MSDAPNHSSLSFWQRLRQDFKNDLIAGLLVVIPLATTIWLTAVVSRWVVNLLTGIPKQVNPFNDLDPLLTNLINLGVGLTVPLTAILVIGLMARNIVGRFLLDFGERTLQAIPLAGSVYKTLKQLLETVLKDNGNRFRRVVLVEYPRKGLWSVGFVTGIVSDAIQAKRPDAALVSVFIPSTPNPTTGWYAVVCEEEELTLDMSVEDAFKILISGGIVSPKGNSPAAPLNSLPEAVEKVLVEAASSSGKGEDESGR
- a CDS encoding HpsJ family protein; amino-acid sequence: MAAAPSSVAPLAARALRLVGLVLVLSVLVDYVASLVGANWSEPRWYVATSSQWIDRGVVPLVGLTFWFSGDWLAQQLDPLSVTQQKLIRAIARILPLVLTVIFILAVPIHLSNAFTSQAQRLEEVQQQVQQQRQALDLQFQGAIAQQKQQLKQLFGTPGLFEQVKASGQIPADQVGELEKLVGKPEAEIDRFVDQRAAEAKQTQEAEIKANQEKQSNLIRREVTGNTIRTSLLGILLVIGYGGISWGILRQSPNHN
- the dnaK gene encoding molecular chaperone DnaK, with protein sequence MAKVVGIDLGTTNSCVAVMEGGKPTVIANAEGFRTTPSVVAFAKNQDRLVGQIAKRQAVMNPENTFYSVKRFIGRRPDEVTNELTEVAYKVDTSGNAVKLDSSNAGKQFAPEEISAQVLRKLAEDASKYLGETVTQAVIPVPAYFNDSQRQATKDAGKIAGLEVLRIINEPTAAALAYGLDKKSNERILVFDLGGGTFDVSVLEVGDGVFEVLATSGDTHLGGDDFDKKIVDFLAGEFQKNEGIDLRKDKQALQRLTEAAEKAKIELSSATQTEINLPFITATQDGPKHLDLTLTRAKFEELASDLIDRCRIPVEQAIKDAKLALSEIDEIVLVGGSTRIPAVQAIVKQMTGKEPNQSVNPDEVVAIGAAIQGGVLAGEVKDILLLDVTPLSLGVETLGGVMTKLIPRNTTIPTKKSETFSTAADGQTNVEIHVLQGEREMASDNKSLGTFRLDGIPPAPRGVPQIEVIFVIDANGILNVTAKDKGSGKEQSISITGASTLSDNEVDRMVKDAEANAAADKERRERIDLKNQADTLVYQSEKQLSELGDKISADEKSKVEGFIQELKDALAAEDYDKIRSIIEQLQQALYAAGSSVYQQASAEASANAQAGPSSSSSSSSGDDDVIDAEFSESK
- a CDS encoding shikimate dehydrogenase, producing the protein MSALTGRTRLLGIIGDPIEHSLSPLIQNAAIAELGLDYCYVPFPVKGADLATALAGLAAIGVQGFNVTIPHKQAVMPLLSQVSELAQSVGSVNTVWQTEQGWVGTNTDVLGFLAPLQTLRSDWSGCRVVLLGCGGAARAVVAGCLQLGCSAIATVVRDAQKGDAFQQSWGDRADSLTIHDWSDIPDVLSTADLVVNTTPLGMDPHIERSPLDNSAAQQLRPETIAYDLIYTPSPTRFLQQAIAQGCHAIDGLEMLVQQGAAGLKIWTGAEAVPVDTMRSVLNAHLGLA
- a CDS encoding response regulator transcription factor; its protein translation is MTTAIVHVIEGNPQLRSLLRWHLSQLGLEVGLAAGLSEARQLLRSQCPSLIVLAIDLPDGSGLEYCRWLQAQDLAALILMISARSSEADVVAGLQAGADDYLKKPFGLQEFLARVQALLRRQRPQPLSRLEFGDLVVDLVQRRVEHHGRAIDLTPQEFSLLYVLVQAQGQPLSRSDLLQRAWPNAIDNPRTVDTHILSLRKKLEQNPQAPQLLQTVRNVGYRFTPEAMATRLAVS
- a CDS encoding DUF6761 family protein, giving the protein MLQDTDTVRHYQRLTDAMVQLWERGYRPDDIRLYIEGYLAALRQNGSIEAFWLHRLEEQVIRFLYDPSNFEVYPYPQAQRDRY
- a CDS encoding N-acetylmannosamine-6-phosphate 2-epimerase, which produces MDRQQQLRRLQGGLIVSCQAPADSPLHQPEIIAAIAVAAVQRGAVGIRLDTPEHVRAVRDRLPETPIIGLWKRTFPDSSVYITPRYVEAEAIAAAGADIVALDCTLRPRPDGEDFCQIIPRLQQELGCAVMADIDTLEAAIAAAKAGADLVGTTLYGYTEATQGQTPPGWDLLETAAQQLPNTPVICEGGIASAQAARQACDRGAFAVVVGTAITGIDLQVQAYVTALNARP